Proteins encoded within one genomic window of Calonectris borealis chromosome 1, bCalBor7.hap1.2, whole genome shotgun sequence:
- the LOC142080833 gene encoding uncharacterized protein LOC142080833 has product MDLNSDLWPLVQGRAACSQDRAGHPGGCWGTLRGREAAGALPDAARCRRGEGWGGGGPAALPDAPLCPQVARLRSFPGSPHQLADPELFMLLLTEVPSYAQRLELLVLKEDFFPRLSTLRSSIQTLTDAAVELLECEELHTILHLILSAGNHLNSGGYAGSAAGFRLTSLLKLPDTKANEPGMDLLHFVAMEVARVEKSLLDFPSKLRHVGPASRIEVVEVEGELRRLAGRLDGARSLGAEGLGPQLQPFLHAAEEELRGAWDVLEQMHRAAATTLDFFCEDAAPSGLQELCAILHGFAGRLLAAAQENWVREQAQHRRQQLERERLKRRSVATCSVQDVALRDVGLGSPFPLTPQPVRHSLHSPHPSSEPCLAAPRGDDPPSSPGPPGCGSPRLPPALQSPARPPGGPPALLRRHTAPALPALPEVGACDQPSPGAPASGQGELFKPSPEPDLPEPPPLTAALAPTSPVPFFSLGGLFQRRGAQKGPECPRPPPAAPPEGSALLGFLRRLAGGKGHGVPPS; this is encoded by the exons ATGGACCTGAATTCTGACCTCTGGCCGCTGGTGCAGGGCCGGGCCGCGTGCTCGCAGG ATCGTGCGGGACATCCAGGAGGGTGTTGGGGCACCCTACGGGGCAGAGAAGCTGCTGGAGCTCTCCCGGATGCTGCCCGGTGCCGcagaggtgagggctgggggggggggggcccggcggcccTCCCTGATGCCCCTCTCTGCCCACAGGTGGCCCGGCTGCGCTCCTTCCCCGGCAGCCCCCACCAGCTTGCCGACCCCGAGCTCTTCATGCTACTGCTGACGGAGGTGCCCAg CTATGCCCAGCgcctggagctgctggtgctgaagGAGGACTTCTTCCCCCGGCTCAGCACCCTGCGCAGCTCCATCCAGACCCTGACAGACGCCGCCGTCG agctgctggagtgcGAGGAGCTGCACACCATCCTCCACCTCATCCTGAGCGCCGGCAACCACCTGAACTCG GGCGGCTATGCTGGCAGTGCCGCCGGCTTCCGCCTCACCTCGTTGCTGAAGCTGCCCGACACCAAGGCCAACGAGCCAGGCATGGACCTGCTGCACTTCGTGGCCATG GAGGTGGCCAGGGTGGAGAAGAGCCTGCTGGACTTCCCCAGCAAGCTGCGGCATGTGGGCCCGGCCTCGCG GATTGAGGTAGTGGAGGTGGAGGGGGAGCTGCGGCGGCTGGCAGGGCGGCTGGATGGGGCCCGGAGCCTGGgcgcggaggggctggggccgcagCTGCAACCCTTCCTGCACGCGGCCGAGGAGGAGCTGCGCGGGGCGTGGGATGTGCTGGAGCAGATGCACCGTGCTGCGGCCACCACCCTCGACTTCTTCTGCGAGGACGCAGCGCCCAGCGGCCTGCAGGAGCTGTGTGCCATCCTGCATGGCTTTGCGGGCCGGCTCCTCGCTGCCGCACAG GAGAACTGGGTGCGGGAGCAGGCACAGCACCGGCGGCAGCAGCTGGAGCGGGAGCGGCTGAAGCGTCGCTCCGTTGCCACGTGCTCCGTGCAGGACGTGGCCCTGCgggacgtggggctgggcagccccttcccgcTCACGCCCCAGCCCGTCCGGCACAGCCTCCACTCCCCACACCCCAGCTCCgagccctgcctggctgccccGCGAGGGGAcgacccccccagctcccctggccccccgggctgcgggagcccccgcctgcccccagctctgcagagtcCCGCCCGGCCGCCCGGAGGCCCCCCTGCCCTACTGCGGCGGCACACGGCCCCAGCGCTGCCGGCCCTGCCTGAGGTGGGGGCCTGCGACCAGCCCTCCCCGGGCGCCCCGGCCAGCGGGCAGGGGGAGCTTTTCAAGCCCAGCCCCGAGCCCGACCTGCCCGAGCCGCCCCCTCTGACCGCAGCCTTGGCCCCCACCAGCCCCGTGCCCTTCTTCAGCCTGGGTGGCCTCTTCCAGCGCAGGGGGGCCCAGAAGGGGCCGGAGTGCCCCCGGCcacccccggccgccccccccgagGGCTCTGCCCTGCTCGGCTTCCTCCGGCGCCTGGCGGGTGGGAAGGGGCATGGGGTCCCCCCGAGTtga
- the ARFIP2 gene encoding arfaptin-2 isoform X2 gives MSDGIMSKAATMEIPISSNGDTGSLPEDDGLEQDLQQVMVSGPNLNETSIVSGGYGGTAEGIIPTSTIKGSGLHQPHPSPAVGGEEVVRGIAVEKFDIVKKWGINTYKCTKQLISERFGRGSRTVDLELETQIELLRETKRKYECVLQLARAFTNHFYSLVQTQHALGDAFADLSQKSPELQEEFGYNAETQKLLCKNGETLLGAVNFFVSSINTLVNKTMEDTLMTVKQYETARLEYDAYRTDLEELSMGPRDASTLCRLDAAQSQFQSHKDKYEKLRADVAIKLKFLEENKIKVMHKQLLLFHNAISAYFAGNQQQLEQTLKQFNIKLKTPGAEKPSWLEEQ, from the exons ATGTCGGACGGGATCATGAGCAAGGCCGCCACCATGGAGATCCCCATCAGCAGCAACGGGGACACAGGCAGCCTGCCGGAGGACGACGGTTTGGAGCAG gACCTGCAGCAGGTGATGGTGTCGGGGCCCAACCTCAACGAAACCAGCATCGTCTCTGGCGGCTATGGGGGCACGGCTGAAGGCATCATCCCCACCAGCACCATCAAAG GTTCTGGGCTGcaccagccccatcccagcccagCTGTCGGAGGAGAGGAAGTTGTCCGTGGCATCGCCGTGGAGAAGTTTGACATTGTCAAGAAATGGGGTATCAACACGTACAAG TGTACCAAGCAGCTGATCTCAGAGCGGTTTGGCCGGGGCTCCCGCACTGTGGACCTGGAGCTGGAGACGCAGATTGAGCTGCTCCGGGAGACAAAGCGCAAGTACGAGTGTGTGCTGCAGCTCGCGCGGGCTTTCACCAACCACTTCTACAGCCTGGTGCAGACACAGCACGCCCTGGGGGATGCCTTTGCGGACCTCAGCCAGAAGTCTCCTGAGCTGCAG GAGGAGTTTGGTTACAACGCGGAAACGCAGAAACTGCTCTGCAAGAACGGAGAAACACTACTGGGGGCTGTCAACTTCTTTGTCTCCAGCATCAACACACTGGTGAACAAGACCATGGAGGACACGCTCATGACAGTCAAGCAGTACGAGACAGCCAG GCTGGAGTACGATGCGTACCGCACGGACCTGGAGGAGCTGAGCATGGGCCCTCGGGATGCCAGCACCCTGTGCCGGCTGGACGCAGCCCAGAGCCAGTTCCAGAGCCACAAGGACAAGTACGAAAAGCTGCGTGCTGATGTGGCCATCAAGCTCAAGTTCTTGGAGGAGAACAAG ATCAAGGTGATGCACAAGCAGCTACTGCTCTTCCACAACGCCATCTCTGCTTACTTCGCTGGGAACCAGCAGCAGTTGGAGCAGACCCTCAAGCAGTTCAACATCAAGCTGAAGACCCCCGGTGCTGAGAAGCCCTCCTGGCTGGAGGAGCAGTGA
- the ARFIP2 gene encoding arfaptin-2 isoform X1 — MSDGIMSKAATMEIPISSNGDTGSLPEDDGLEQDLQQVMVSGPNLNETSIVSGGYGGTAEGIIPTSTIKAPPFPGCLVQSHPPRGPSVSPSASAASRMANQAGPSAGTVAAQPLAGAPRPPAQAWAPHPGLGRLVSAGVPRSTSTEIRLQPHTATGVPAGSGLHQPHPSPAVGGEEVVRGIAVEKFDIVKKWGINTYKCTKQLISERFGRGSRTVDLELETQIELLRETKRKYECVLQLARAFTNHFYSLVQTQHALGDAFADLSQKSPELQEEFGYNAETQKLLCKNGETLLGAVNFFVSSINTLVNKTMEDTLMTVKQYETARLEYDAYRTDLEELSMGPRDASTLCRLDAAQSQFQSHKDKYEKLRADVAIKLKFLEENKIKVMHKQLLLFHNAISAYFAGNQQQLEQTLKQFNIKLKTPGAEKPSWLEEQ; from the exons ATGTCGGACGGGATCATGAGCAAGGCCGCCACCATGGAGATCCCCATCAGCAGCAACGGGGACACAGGCAGCCTGCCGGAGGACGACGGTTTGGAGCAG gACCTGCAGCAGGTGATGGTGTCGGGGCCCAACCTCAACGAAACCAGCATCGTCTCTGGCGGCTATGGGGGCACGGCTGAAGGCATCATCCCCACCAGCACCATCAAAG CCCCTCCATTTCCAGGCTGTCTTGTCCAATCTCACCCACCCCGAGGACCATCCGTCTCCCCCAGTGCATCTGCCGCCAGCAGGATGGCCAACCAGGCTGGTCCTTCAGCAGGTACTGTGGCCGCCCAGCCCCTGGCTGGCGCTCCACGGCCCCCCGCCCAGGCTTGGGCCCCTCACCCTGGGTTAGGGCGCCTGGTTAGTGCTGGGGTCCCTCGGAGCACCTCCACAGAGATACGGCTGCAGCCCCATACAGCCACTGGTGTGCCAGCAG GTTCTGGGCTGcaccagccccatcccagcccagCTGTCGGAGGAGAGGAAGTTGTCCGTGGCATCGCCGTGGAGAAGTTTGACATTGTCAAGAAATGGGGTATCAACACGTACAAG TGTACCAAGCAGCTGATCTCAGAGCGGTTTGGCCGGGGCTCCCGCACTGTGGACCTGGAGCTGGAGACGCAGATTGAGCTGCTCCGGGAGACAAAGCGCAAGTACGAGTGTGTGCTGCAGCTCGCGCGGGCTTTCACCAACCACTTCTACAGCCTGGTGCAGACACAGCACGCCCTGGGGGATGCCTTTGCGGACCTCAGCCAGAAGTCTCCTGAGCTGCAG GAGGAGTTTGGTTACAACGCGGAAACGCAGAAACTGCTCTGCAAGAACGGAGAAACACTACTGGGGGCTGTCAACTTCTTTGTCTCCAGCATCAACACACTGGTGAACAAGACCATGGAGGACACGCTCATGACAGTCAAGCAGTACGAGACAGCCAG GCTGGAGTACGATGCGTACCGCACGGACCTGGAGGAGCTGAGCATGGGCCCTCGGGATGCCAGCACCCTGTGCCGGCTGGACGCAGCCCAGAGCCAGTTCCAGAGCCACAAGGACAAGTACGAAAAGCTGCGTGCTGATGTGGCCATCAAGCTCAAGTTCTTGGAGGAGAACAAG ATCAAGGTGATGCACAAGCAGCTACTGCTCTTCCACAACGCCATCTCTGCTTACTTCGCTGGGAACCAGCAGCAGTTGGAGCAGACCCTCAAGCAGTTCAACATCAAGCTGAAGACCCCCGGTGCTGAGAAGCCCTCCTGGCTGGAGGAGCAGTGA